In the genome of Pseudanabaena mucicola str. Chao 1806, the window CCTTCGGGGAATACGGTGGCGATCGCTAATGGTCAGGATTTTGTAGCAAAGACTTGGTGAACGGTTGTAGAATTAGATTATTAAAGAGGTAACTTATTATGAGTCAATATGTTTTGCTTCGTATTCAGTCTCTTCAAGAAGAGCTTGAAAGCTTAAAAAAGATTGTTAATTCCCAACTGTTACACAATTCTCGTAAGAAAACTTCTATCAAAGGTCTATGGAAAGACTTTGAGATCCGTGATGATGATTTTGCCGATGCACGAATGGCTATATTTAAAGATGCAAATAATTGGAAAGAGTAGCAAATCAGATGGATACTTATTTGGTGGATACTCATGCGTTAGCTTGGTTTATTGCTGAAGATAAACGCTTATCCCCCTTAGCTGAAGAACTTCTTAATCAGGCTCAAGAAGGCGATATTCAAATTTTAATTCCGACACTTGTTTTGGCTGAACTTACACATATTGCGGAGAAAGGTAAGGTAAAGGTGACAGTTGAGGAGATTTTGCAACAAATTAATCAGGGAGATGGTTTTACGGTGGTGGCTTTCGATTTTCCTGTTTTTCAAGCGATGCTTACATTACCAAAAGAATGGGATATTCACGATCGCGTGATTGCGGCGACGGCTAGTTATTATCAGACAACGTTGATTACAAGAGATGAGATGTTAAGAGCTTCATCTAAAATAAAAACTCTCTGGGATTGAATGAAATAGACAAGGTAATTGAAATGATTAATCGCTGGGATTAAAGTTGATGAGAGAGCCGATGAATATGCCACACAGGAAGGGCTATTTCTGATTAAACCTTCAGGGGATACGGTGGTGATCGTTAAGATCAGAGTTTTGTGGCAAAGACTTGGTAAATAAAGATTTGGTAAATATTGACAATATTGATACGAGACAGCATTTTAATTTGCGCGATAATCCCGTTTGCTGAGAGATAAACATTGTGATTACGGGATTATGACTAAGGCTCTATCGGAAATTGCTCAAGAAAAAGGGATTCGCTACTTTCTCATTTCCTTCACTGACCTCTTTGGCGTGCAACGCTCTAAATTAGTGCCAACCGCAGCGATCGACTCGATGGAAGCCAATGGTGCAGGATTTGCAGGATTCGCCACATGGCTCGACATGACACCCGCCGATCCCGATATCTTCGCTATTCCCGATCGCCATAGTCTTTTCCCTTTACCTTGGCAACCCGAAATTGGCTGGATGCCCGCCGATCTCTACATGAATGGTGAACCTGTCAAACAAGCACCACGCTATGTTCTCAAGCAAGCTCTCAGCCAAGCCGAAGCCCTCGGTTATCGCGTTAAAACGGGTGTGGAATGCGAGTATTTTCTACTTTCTGCTGATGGTACAGATATTTCTGATTTAAGCGATCGCGCTAGCAAGCCCTGCTACGACCAACAAGCCCTGATGCGCCGCTTCGATATCATTGCGGAAATCTGTGATGCCATGTTAGCGATGGGTTGGGGAGCCTATCAGAACGATCATGAAGATGCTAACGGTCAATTCGAGATGAACTGGACTTATGCCGATGCCTTAGTCACAGCCGATCGCCATGCTTTTTTTAAATATATGGTCAAAGCGATCGCTGAAAAGCACGGCTTCCGCGCTACCTTTATGCCCAAACCATTCCCTCACCTAACGGGAAATGGCTGTCATACCCATCTCTCCATTTGGGATTTAGAGGGTAATACAAATCTCTTTGATGACGCAAAAGGAGGACTCGGTTTATCGAGCTTAGCCTATCAATTTATCGGTGGCGTATTGCATTCCGCAGAAGCAGTTTGTGCTTTGACTAACCCCACCGTCAACTCCTACAAGCGGATTAATGCGCCCGTTACTAACTCTGGCGCAACATGGTCGCCCAATACGATCAGCTACACAGGTAACAACCGCACCCACATGATCCGCATTCCCGAAGCAGGTCGCTTTGAGTTCCGTCTCGCCGATGGAGCCGCGAATCCCTATCTCCTCCCTGCGGCAATTATTGCCAGTGGTCTCGATGGCATCAAACACAATCGCGAAGCAGGTCAACGCTATGACAATAATTCCTACACCGATCCGCTTCCCTTTGGTACTGTGAAACAATTGCCAGCGAATCTTTTAGATGCGTTGCGATGTTTGCAAGCAAATACGATTTTGCCCGATGTGTTAGGTGCAGAGTTTGTGCAATCCTATATCAAGTTAAAGCAACGCGAATGGAATGATTACAGTACTCGCATTAGTCCTTGGGAATTGGAAAACACTTTAGATTGTTAAAATTAGTACTTACGTATTGGGTAGATGTGGCGCGGCTGAAGCCTGCACCACATCTACCTCAAGTCTAATAAATTCGTTCGGTTTGCGTAAGTCCTATTTTTAAGATTTGCTCCGCCCGCTACGCGGGCAGAGCAAATCTCTCGGTTTTTAGTTTACTTATGTCTAGCTATAGCGATTTTCAAATGAGTGTGTACTCATTTGAAAACAAAAAATCAGTCCCATTAAGAGTTTTGAGTTTTCATTTTGCCTACGGCAAAATGAAAACCGCTATAATCCATAACTAACTTCTCAAAGTTGCTTGGAACTTTTCTTCGAGTAAATCGCGAACTTTCTGATGAACGGGGTTAATGTCGGCATCAGTGAGAGTGCGATCGCTAGCTCGATAAACTAGCCTAAAGGCAAGGCTGCGTGAACCTTCGGGAACACCTTTGCCGATGTATTGATCGAAAAGTGTGACGGAATCAAGCAACTCGCCGCCCACATGGGTAATCGATCGCTGAATGTCAGCAACCGTGAACTTCAAGGGAGCAAAAAAGGCAATATCGCGATCGCTACTGGGGTAAGTCGAGAAGGGCTGGAAGGTGGAAATTGACTTCTTCATCATTGCATCGAGCAAGGTATAGAAATCTAGCTCAAACACATAAATCTCATCGGGTAGTTCCTTCTCAGCGCGTAGTTGAGGATGTAGTTGACCAAATGTACCAAGACGCTCACCCGAAATCCAGAGAGAAGCGGTACGTCCAGGATGTAAACGATCATCCTTTTGATCAGGCTGATATTCAACCATGACCGAGAGATTATGGAATATGGAATCTAACAACCCTTTGGCTTCATAGAAATTCAGAGGCTTGGAATCATGTTGCCATGCACCCACAGTCGGATCGCCACCGAAAATACCTGCAATGTGATCGGTTTCATCGCTACCCGCCTCATCAAGCCAAAACACACGCCCAATCTCAAAGCCATTCAAAATACCATTACCTTGATTGATGTTAAAGGCACAAGCATCAATCAAGTTGGTGAGCAAATCGCCGCGCAATGCTCCATACTCGATCGCTACAGGGTTATTGATTTTCACTTGATGCGTATCGGTAGGGCTACAAAGAGACATATGCATTACTTCAGTTAAGCCCACAGCACGGAATGCAGCTCTAATCATCCGACCACCTTCTTGATCGGCGGAGAGGAACCCAAACTCAGTTCTAGCAGGAAGAGTTTCTACAAACTTGTCATATCCATAGATTCGCGCAATCTCTTCTACAAGATCAATTTCACGCTCGATGTCCGCATAGCGATAGGGAGGAACGGTTACTTTCCAAGTCGCATAGCTACCTTCATCAGTCGGTTCCTTTTTTAGTTCAAAGGATAGCACCTTGAGAGTTTGCTCAACTTCTGATTCAGAGAGCAAAGGCAATACATTTTCATCTTCACGTTCAACTTCTCCAAGAACTTGCCAAACCTTCGTCAAGCGTAAATCAATCACCCTCACTTCCTGAGAACGAGCATCCGCAATACTTTGCTCAATGATCTTGCCACCCGCCAGTTCCACAATCATTTGGATTGCCTTGGCAGTAGCTGACTCGATCGCGGTCTGATTTACACCCCGTTCATAGCGTGATGAGGCTTCAGTGCGTAAGCCTTGAGCGCGTGCTGATCGCCTTGTAGTGACTTGCGAGAAGAGCGCCGCTTCTAAAACGATACTAGTAGTTTTATGGGAAACTTCGGTTTCTGCACCACCCATCACCCCAGCGATCGCGATCGGCTTGTCGCCAGAGGTAATCAAGAAGTTTTGACTGGTGAGAGTGCGATCAATATCATCAAGGGTTTTGATTTTTTCGCCAGCCTTGGCAAAACGCACCCCGATCTTAATGTCCTTATCTAGAGTATCCGCATCAAAGGCATGGAGAGGCTGTCCCCATTCCAACAGGATGTAATTGGTGATATCGACAATATTGTTGATTGATCGCATTCCTGCGGCTTCCACCCGACGCTTCAGCCATTCTGGAGATGGCGCAACCTTTACATCTTTAATCAATGTGCCGATATAGGCAGGGCAAGATTTAGAATCTTCCACCTTTACCCAGTTGGCGACCTTGGGCTGAAAATCTTGAGTTGCTAGGGGTAAACACACCTCTTTACCAAGCAGGGCCGATACTTCACGGGCGATTCCCACTACACTCAGAGCGTCAGCGCGATTTGCGGTCGAAGTCACATCAAGAATTGCATCGTCCAGTCCAAGCAAGGGGCGAACATCTGCACCAACAATTAAGCCATCGGGCAATTCGTGAATACCACTTGATTCTTTGGCTAAACCAAGCTCGGCGAGTGAGCAGATCATCCCCTCAGAACGCTCACCTCGTAATTTTGTTGGACGCAGTTTTAAATCAATATTCGGCAAATAAGTACCAATCGTGGCTACAGGTACAAACAAGCCCTGTCTCGCATTTGCCGCACCACAGACAATTTGCAATGGTTCAGATGCACCAATATCGACTTTACATACCTGTAATTTATCGGCATTAGGGTGGCGATCGGCAGTAAGGATATGCCCAACGACCACGCCCTCAGCCCATGTTCTGCGGTCTTCGATGGACTCCACTTCAAAGCCTGCCATCGTGAGTTTTCCTTCTAGCTCTTGGGGCGAGAGATCGCAGTCAACAAGTTCACGGAGCCAGTTCAAAGAGATACGCATTGGGATTTTTAGAGAAAAGTATAGGAAAAGTGTTAAGAAATATTCAGGTTATAGTAGTTTAGCAAAATCCGCACAGCAAACTTACTATAGCGGTTTTCATTTTGCCTACGGCAAAATGAAAACTCAAAACTCTTAATGGGACTGATTTTTTGTTTTCAAATGAGTACACACTCATTTGAAAACCGCTATAACTATATTTCTAGCTATAACGCAATAATTTGAAATCCTACCTGTGCAAATGTTGATCGAAAATGTTGATCGAAGTTGATCGAATGTGAGAACAATCTGTAACTTCCGATCTTGCTTAACAAGCATAGGACTTACGCAGTAGCCCTGTAATAAATTACGGGCTGAAAGCTTAAGTCCAATAGGTGTTAATTGCACTATCTCAACATCTTCTACCACTCTATTGTCTGTATTGCCTTGTTTTTGTATCTATAGCAGTCCTAAATCATTTGTAAGTAGCTAGACATAAGTAAACTAAAAACCGAGAAGTTTGTTCCGCCCGCTACGCGGGCGGAACAAACTCTCGGTTTGGGTTTTAATTAAGTTGAGCTACTTAGATTTCTTGAGATGACTTAAAGCCCAGAAGATTTTTTGAAAGCAGCGCTTTGCGCTGTTTTCAAAAAATCTTCTGTAATACTTAGAGCCTCAATAGGCTGTAACATTGTCATTGCTGACGTACTTCTTGCTATATAAATCTCAATCCTAATCATGCCTGAAGTTAATCCTGCTTCAATTAGTCAAACGATCGCTGAGCGCCTTAATCAAATTCGCAGTAATATTTCCACTAACGTCAAACTGGTTGCTGTGAGTAAATACACGACGACAGAAGCGATTCGTGCTGCTTATAAAGCGGGCATCCGTGACTTTGGTGAATCGAGAGTGCAGGATGCCAAAATCAAACAAATGGAACTAGCCGATTTAACGGATATTACTTGGCACATGATTGGATCATTGCAAAGTAATAAGACAAGGCAAGCGATCGCCCAATTTGATTGGATTCAATCGCTTGATCGTCTTCGTCTTGCGGAACAATGCGATCGCTTAATTCAGGAACTCGGCAAATCGCCAAAATTACTCTTGCAAGTCAAGCTCGCAGAAGATCCTCATAAATCAGGTTGGACAGAATCGGAACTATTAGCAGATTTACACCAATTAGAGAAGTTGCAAAACCTTAATATTGTGGGACTGATGTCGATTTTGCCTTTAGGTTTAAATGAGTCTCAAGCCTATGATGTCTTCAGTCGCGTGGGAGAATTAGCCGCAAAGTTGCGATCGCTTGGTTGGTCAAATATTCAAGAACTCTCAATGGGGATGTCGGCGGACTATGCGATCGCTGTTAAAGCAGGTGCAACGATGATTCGAGTGGGTAACCAAATATTTTCTGGTTATTAACTGTTGTTACACAGAACAATGGCTGGCGATAGATCTCTAATTTTTCTGCTCATCCCTTCCTGCTTACCTTTCCGAAAATGAATCCACCCTGCTCTCCATTTATAGGGAGAGTGGGCTGGGGGTGAGGGTGATATTTGTTCCACTTAACATCAGTTACAGATTTTCGTATAGGTCGGCAATGATGATGTTAGAAAATAGCCAACCATCGGGAGGAATTAATATAATGCGAAGATCATCTGATTGCTCAACCAACTTGACCCAGTTTTTGGCTTGATAGGGATGGAGAAGTTGCAAAGCGCGATCGCAAAGTTCGATTCCATAATTCAATTGCAATGTCTTGAAACTTAAACCTTCCATCAAGCGTAATCCCTGCATCAGCGTATCGATTAACTCCTCACGATCATCAATTACTGGAGCCGTAAAGCCGAGGTCTGATGCTTGCCATTTAGCGATCGCATCGAGATATTCTCGCATCTTGCGTGGGCGATCGATCCTTTGGCGATTGATATAACTCGTTGCACCCATACCCAGCCCATAAAAGGGTTGGTTATGCCAATAGGTCAAATTATGTTGTGCTTGAAATCCTGATTGGGCATAATTCGAGATTTCATAGTGCTCATAGCCTGCGGCAGGTAGTAACTCATGGGCAGCAATATACATCGCAACCGTATGATCTTCTGTCGGCAATGGTTGTTCACCTGCTTGATAGCGCTTCCCAAAAGCAGTTCCTTCTTCAATGGTTAAGTCATAAACAGATAGATGTGTAGGTTGCAAAGCGATCGCCTTGGCGAGGGAGTTCTGCCAATCTGTGATTGTTTGATGGGGTAGCCCTGAGATTAAGTCTAAACTGAAGTTCGTAAATCCTGCTTTCTGAATCATATCAACTGATTCATAAATTTCAGCAACACTATGACCACGCCCACAGACATCTAATAATTCCTGCTGAAAAGCCTGTGAACCCAAACTAATGCGATTGACTCCCAAACTGCGATAACCCCGCAAAGTCTCCAAACTCACAGTGCCTGGATTGGCTTCAAGGGAGATTTCAGCATGAGAGGCGATCGCAAAATATTTGGTTATAGTTGTGAGAATCTGCTCAAGCTGCTTTACCGATAGCAAAGATGGCGTTCCCCCACCCAAGAAAATCGTTTTTAATGGCTGATTGGGAGGAACCTCCGCAACGGTCAGCACAATTTCTTGGCAGAGAACATCCACATATTGCTGTTTGAGATTTTCGCCACCTGTCGTAATTGCGAAATCACAATAAAAACAACGTCGCTTACAAAAGGGAATATGTAGGTATAGAGATTGAGGAAGGATCTGGCTCAAGGTGTCAAGGCGTTAGTTAGTTACAGGTTGACGCTTGGCGATAACTTTCAACTATACTAGGACTTACCCAATGCGTAAGTCCTAGTATAGCGGTTTTCAAATGAATGCATACTCATTTGAAAACAAAAAATCAGTCCCATTAAGAGTTTTGAGTTTTCATTTTGCCGTTGGCAAAATGAAAACCGCTATAGTATTTGAGATTTTATTACCTTGAATATTAATAGGGGAAGTCTTACCAAGCTTGCGAGTAATTATACTTATTGAGAAATCCAGTAAAAATTCTTCCAAAATAGCTGCAAAGAGTTACCTTGAATCGGCTTTAATTAAAGGAGCGATCTTCACACAGCAAAGGAATTCACGGCATACATATGGGGATTGCAAGGCGACAATTCTTGCAGGCGGGTTTGGCTAGCCTGATTGGATGGCAATTTATCACTCGCGATCGCGTGGCACTTGCCGCTGATCAGTTTGTTCGTCAAGCTACGGGAACGACTCTACGCAAGAGGGCGTTATTGATTGGTATTAATCAATACGATGCTAAGGACGATTCCCCAAATAGCTCTCAAAACTTTTCACAAAATAATCCCAGTGGGTGGCTGCCTTTACATGGTTGCGTCAATGATGTGGAGTTGCAAAGGGAATTATTAATTTATCGCTTTGGATTTTCTCCGCAGGATATTGTCACTCTTACCGATCGCGAAGCCACAAGGACAAACATCAATAATGCCATTAATGAACATTTAGTAGCCCAGACCTTGCCCGATGACTTGGTGATGGTGCATTTTAGTGGACATGGTTCGCGCTTAGGCAACTACAACACTCTGGTTCCTGTGGATAGTGGCTTACCGCAAAAGTTGGAGAATTTGCAAGATATCACATTACGGGAATGGCAAAGTTGGTTAAAAGAAATCACTACAGATCGTCTCTTATGTGTAATTGATGCAGGGTTTTACTATCCAAATTTCTCGGCAATTGGCAATTTTCGTTTACGATCGCGAATTGGGCGCAGTGATTGGCAAGCCCCACAGAACATCCAACAAATAGAAAAGCAAGTGATCGGCACAGTTTTAAGAGCCGCATCGGGGGACATGCTCTGTGCCGATGCTCAGTGGTCAGGTTTTAGTAGTGGAGCATTTACCTATGCCTTAGTACAGCAACTTTGGCAAATTACCCCTGCTACGACCATTCATGTAGTTATGAGTAATTTAGCAACTACCCTTGATCGTCAAGTGCTGCACAATGAAAATCTTTCCATTCATAAACAAGTGGCGGCGATGGTAGAAGCCGATCCTGTCAAGAAAAAAACGATCGCTACAAGTACCTTTGCCGAATTGTTGGCAAGCCCTAATTTTGGTTCCGATGGAGTAATTACTAATGCCAGCGATCGCCGTAATGCGGAAGTTAGCCTAGCAGGTTTACCCATCAACGTTTTAAGCAATTACATCGCAGGGTCTATCTTACAGGTACTACCTATCAAAGCTGATTTACCTACCGTTGCGAATGCCTCAGACGATTCCGCGATACCTCCAAAGCAGATTGCCACAAGTCCGCAGACAATCGTGCAAGTTAAATCCCGCAATGGATTTAATGCCAAAGTTGAAGTCTTAAATGATTACGGTCTCAATCCAAAACTGGAAACAGGACAAACACTCCAAGAAGTCAAGCGAGCCATTTCGCACAATATCAAATTAGCGATCGCCCTTGATGCAGGTTTAAGCAAAATCGAACGTGTTGATGCTACTAGTGCCTTCTCAACTTTACCGAATATGTTTGGGGTCAATGCTAATGAGCAATGTGCTGATTGTCTTTTTGGTGTGCAGTCGGCAAGCTATGGCTTATTTACGGTCGGACATACTCCAATCCTTGGTTCCTTCGGCTCCGTGGGAGAATCCGTCGGCGTTGCTATTAAGCGACTGCAACCATTTCTGGAAAGTCTGCTTGCCGCGAAACTGATTCGGGCTACCGAAAATCAAGCCACTTCTCATCTTGATGTGAGAGTGACACTCAAAGCGATGCTTGGTGCTGATGAACGTTCCGTTACGCTTGCAAGCAGAACATCTGCAAGAGCCAATCTTGTTCCTTTGAATAATGATGTTAATAACACCGTGCGGACTAAGGCTATTAATATTGGCGATCGCCTAGAAT includes:
- a CDS encoding type II toxin-antitoxin system VapC family toxin, whose product is MDTYLVDTHALAWFIAEDKRLSPLAEELLNQAQEGDIQILIPTLVLAELTHIAEKGKVKVTVEEILQQINQGDGFTVVAFDFPVFQAMLTLPKEWDIHDRVIAATASYYQTTLITRDEMLRASSKIKTLWD
- the glnT gene encoding type III glutamate--ammonia ligase, coding for MTKALSEIAQEKGIRYFLISFTDLFGVQRSKLVPTAAIDSMEANGAGFAGFATWLDMTPADPDIFAIPDRHSLFPLPWQPEIGWMPADLYMNGEPVKQAPRYVLKQALSQAEALGYRVKTGVECEYFLLSADGTDISDLSDRASKPCYDQQALMRRFDIIAEICDAMLAMGWGAYQNDHEDANGQFEMNWTYADALVTADRHAFFKYMVKAIAEKHGFRATFMPKPFPHLTGNGCHTHLSIWDLEGNTNLFDDAKGGLGLSSLAYQFIGGVLHSAEAVCALTNPTVNSYKRINAPVTNSGATWSPNTISYTGNNRTHMIRIPEAGRFEFRLADGAANPYLLPAAIIASGLDGIKHNREAGQRYDNNSYTDPLPFGTVKQLPANLLDALRCLQANTILPDVLGAEFVQSYIKLKQREWNDYSTRISPWELENTLDC
- the pheT gene encoding phenylalanine--tRNA ligase subunit beta produces the protein MRISLNWLRELVDCDLSPQELEGKLTMAGFEVESIEDRRTWAEGVVVGHILTADRHPNADKLQVCKVDIGASEPLQIVCGAANARQGLFVPVATIGTYLPNIDLKLRPTKLRGERSEGMICSLAELGLAKESSGIHELPDGLIVGADVRPLLGLDDAILDVTSTANRADALSVVGIAREVSALLGKEVCLPLATQDFQPKVANWVKVEDSKSCPAYIGTLIKDVKVAPSPEWLKRRVEAAGMRSINNIVDITNYILLEWGQPLHAFDADTLDKDIKIGVRFAKAGEKIKTLDDIDRTLTSQNFLITSGDKPIAIAGVMGGAETEVSHKTTSIVLEAALFSQVTTRRSARAQGLRTEASSRYERGVNQTAIESATAKAIQMIVELAGGKIIEQSIADARSQEVRVIDLRLTKVWQVLGEVEREDENVLPLLSESEVEQTLKVLSFELKKEPTDEGSYATWKVTVPPYRYADIEREIDLVEEIARIYGYDKFVETLPARTEFGFLSADQEGGRMIRAAFRAVGLTEVMHMSLCSPTDTHQVKINNPVAIEYGALRGDLLTNLIDACAFNINQGNGILNGFEIGRVFWLDEAGSDETDHIAGIFGGDPTVGAWQHDSKPLNFYEAKGLLDSIFHNLSVMVEYQPDQKDDRLHPGRTASLWISGERLGTFGQLHPQLRAEKELPDEIYVFELDFYTLLDAMMKKSISTFQPFSTYPSSDRDIAFFAPLKFTVADIQRSITHVGGELLDSVTLFDQYIGKGVPEGSRSLAFRLVYRASDRTLTDADINPVHQKVRDLLEEKFQATLRS
- a CDS encoding YggS family pyridoxal phosphate-dependent enzyme translates to MSQTIAERLNQIRSNISTNVKLVAVSKYTTTEAIRAAYKAGIRDFGESRVQDAKIKQMELADLTDITWHMIGSLQSNKTRQAIAQFDWIQSLDRLRLAEQCDRLIQELGKSPKLLLQVKLAEDPHKSGWTESELLADLHQLEKLQNLNIVGLMSILPLGLNESQAYDVFSRVGELAAKLRSLGWSNIQELSMGMSADYAIAVKAGATMIRVGNQIFSGY
- the hemW gene encoding radical SAM family heme chaperone HemW, which codes for MSQILPQSLYLHIPFCKRRCFYCDFAITTGGENLKQQYVDVLCQEIVLTVAEVPPNQPLKTIFLGGGTPSLLSVKQLEQILTTITKYFAIASHAEISLEANPGTVSLETLRGYRSLGVNRISLGSQAFQQELLDVCGRGHSVAEIYESVDMIQKAGFTNFSLDLISGLPHQTITDWQNSLAKAIALQPTHLSVYDLTIEEGTAFGKRYQAGEQPLPTEDHTVAMYIAAHELLPAAGYEHYEISNYAQSGFQAQHNLTYWHNQPFYGLGMGATSYINRQRIDRPRKMREYLDAIAKWQASDLGFTAPVIDDREELIDTLMQGLRLMEGLSFKTLQLNYGIELCDRALQLLHPYQAKNWVKLVEQSDDLRIILIPPDGWLFSNIIIADLYENL
- a CDS encoding caspase family protein, producing the protein MGIARRQFLQAGLASLIGWQFITRDRVALAADQFVRQATGTTLRKRALLIGINQYDAKDDSPNSSQNFSQNNPSGWLPLHGCVNDVELQRELLIYRFGFSPQDIVTLTDREATRTNINNAINEHLVAQTLPDDLVMVHFSGHGSRLGNYNTLVPVDSGLPQKLENLQDITLREWQSWLKEITTDRLLCVIDAGFYYPNFSAIGNFRLRSRIGRSDWQAPQNIQQIEKQVIGTVLRAASGDMLCADAQWSGFSSGAFTYALVQQLWQITPATTIHVVMSNLATTLDRQVLHNENLSIHKQVAAMVEADPVKKKTIATSTFAELLASPNFGSDGVITNASDRRNAEVSLAGLPINVLSNYIAGSILQVLPIKADLPTVANASDDSAIPPKQIATSPQTIVQVKSRNGFNAKVEVLNDYGLNPKLETGQTLQEVKRAISHNIKLAIALDAGLSKIERVDATSAFSTLPNMFGVNANEQCADCLFGVQSASYGLFTVGHTPILGSFGSVGESVGVAIKRLQPFLESLLAAKLIRATENQATSHLDVRVTLKAMLGADERSVTLASRTSARANLVPLNNDVNNTVRTKAINIGDRLECQIENFSDQPLYVRIFCLDPRSKLLTPNFIATPYANDGVISPTETLTIPYPKAPMNWAVSAPQGMVDVQVVISRSPLLQVAKTLEASQRQSSSLNGLMAVSNPLQVAQALLEDLGHASKPSELGNLANTSDAWMLDVKQWATLNFNYQVA